One stretch of Arachis duranensis cultivar V14167 chromosome 1, aradu.V14167.gnm2.J7QH, whole genome shotgun sequence DNA includes these proteins:
- the LOC107478751 gene encoding uncharacterized protein LOC107478751: MKYANLNDDSLLQKELSPMNLVRSLSAPLSGRFSRFSNGDQIRKKLEDLERMSFDAKKKKKDRFGIREKVSYLKQKFGLRGKIFAKRIHSMVETPNSIEDGFMVRDIRSGPTVLMKHGRNHDNFTEVPPSPASMCSSVHEELWRQNAILSPISTPSVSSVDDSIMPQVYGDISSDLNELSKQLSQLEFDSSEEFATKRKSAEYKLERLLDPAETYIRDLLVASGLYFGSWDKYLQREDTFTKPIANSIFEEVEESHKKCLVKENIIDNKLDHKMLLDLLNEALSIVLGQPLTMSKFRRKLNNSCIIQTPPCGKELLKLVWDIIHVSLYPPMSNTCSYSFDSLKAQDFGSMSLYGLMNDEINVLEMEMACSISDDLVEELIKDMMGF; this comes from the exons ATGAAGTATGCAAATTTGAATGATGATTCATTGCTTCAGAAGGAGTTATCTCCAATGAACCTTGTAAGATCCTTGTCAGCTCCTCTATCAGGAAGATTTAGCCGCTTTTCGAACGGTGATCAAATTCGGAAGAAGCTTGAAGATCTTGAAAGGATGTCTTTTGAtgctaagaagaagaagaaagatagaTTTGGAATTAGAGAAAAAGTTTCTTATCTTAAACAAAAGTTTGGTCTAAGAGGCAAGATTTTTGCCAAAAGGATTCATTCAATGGTTGAAACTCCTAATAGCATTGAAGATGGTTTCATGGTGAGAGACATTAGAAGTGGACCAACTGTTCTCATGAAACATGGGAGAAACCAT GATAACTTCACCGAGGTTCCTCCTAGTCCTGCATCTATGTGTAGCAGTGTTCATGAAGAACTTTGGAGGCAGAATGCAATTTTAAGTCCAATTTCAACTCCAAGTGTATCTTCAGTAGATGATAGCATTATGCCACAGGTTTATGGAGATATCAGCTCTGATTTAAATG AACTAAGTAAGCAACTTAGCCAACTTGAGTTTGACAGCTCAGAGGAATTCGCAACAAAGCGAAAATCTGCCGAGTACAAATTAGAACGGCTACTCGATCCGGCGGAGACTTATATAAGAGATCTTCTTGTTGCTTCTGGACTTTACTTTGGATCATGGGACAAATACCTTCAAAGAGAGGACACATTTACAAAGCCTATAGCCAACTCAATTTttgaagaagtggaagaatcTCACAAGAAATGTTTGGTTAAAGAGAATATTATTGATAACAAGTTAGATCACAAAATGTTACTTGATTTGTTAAACGAGGCACTTTCCATTGTTCTTGGACAACCTTTGACAATGTCTAAATTCAGAAGGAAACTCAATAATTCATGCATAATACAAACTCCACCATGTGGGAAGGAACTATTGAAGCTAGTATGGGACATTATCCATGTTTCGTTGTATCCTCCAATGTCTAACACATGTTCTTATTCATTTGATAGTTTGAAGGCACAAGATTTTGGATCCATGTCATTGTATGGACTAATGAATGATGAGATCAATGTCTTAGAAATGGAGATGGCATGTTCAATTAGTGATGATTTGGTTGAAGAACTCATAAAGGATATGATGGGATTTTAA
- the LOC127747584 gene encoding amino acid transporter AVT3B-like, whose amino-acid sequence MGLQKKNRTKSSSSSAPNEDTPLLGGHYQPLSSKTKTFANIFIAIVGAGVLGLPYCFKKTGWILGLIMLFTVGFFTHYCMILLVQTRRKLESSFSHTISRGSSKINSFGDLGYAIWGPFGKSFVDFMIVLSQFSFCVGYLIFVSTTLAYLSKYDSILGLTPKVLIHWACFPFQLALNAIPTLTHLAPLSIFADIVDFAAKSVVMIEDVFICFENRPNLKAFGGFPMFFYGIGVAVYAFEGIGMVLPLESEAKDKEKFGDVLGLAMMLISILYGSFGALGYFAFGDETQEIITTNFGQGLISDLVQFCLCINLFFTFPLMMNPVYEVIEGRFCDSRYCLWMRWLMVLGVSLVAIFVPNFTDFLSLVGSSVCVILSFVMPALFHLVVFKEELGLKCVVRDGVIMFFGFVIAVSGTWSSLLEIFENDV is encoded by the coding sequence ATGGGGCTTCAAAAGAAGAATCGTACAAagtcttcatcatcatcagcaCCAAATGAAGATACTCCTCTATTGGGTGGCCATTATCAACCACTTTCCTCCAAAACCAAAACCTTTGCAAATATCTTCATAGCCATTGTTGGTGCAGGTGTTCTTGGCCTTCCTTACTGTTTCAAAAAAACGGGTTGGATATTAGGGCTAATTATGCTCTTTACCGTGGGCTTCTTCACACATTATTGCATGATACTCCTCGTCCAAACGCGGCGCAAACTCGAATCATCTTTTTCCCACACTATCTCCAGAGGATCCTCGAAGATCAATTCATTTGGTGACTTAGGCTATGCTATATGGGGACCTTTTGGCAAATCGTTTGTGGATTTCATGATTGTGCTTTCGCAATTCAGTTTTTGTGTTGGTTATCTTATTTTCGTATCGACCACTCTCGCCTACCTCTCAAAATATGATTCAATTCTTGGTTTGACGCCCAAGGTGTTGATCCATTGGGCTTGTTTCCCATTTCAGCTTGCCCTAAATGCAATTCCAACCCTAACCCATTTGGCTCCTTTGAGCATTTTTGCCGATATTGTTGATTTCGCGGCAAAAAGTGTTGTGATGATTGAGGATGTCTTCATATGCTTTGAGAATAGGCCTAATTTGAAGGCCTTTGGTGGATTCCCTATGTTCTTCTATGGTATTGGTGTTGCGGTTTATGCTTTTGAAGGAATAGGGATGGTTTTACCATTGGAATCTGAGGCCAAAGATAAGGAAAAGTTTGGTGATGTTTTGGGTTTGGCAATGATGTTAATTTCTATAttgtatggttcatttggtgCATTAGGTTACTTTGCTTTTGGTGATGAGACACAAGAGATTATAACTACAAATTTTGGGCAAGGGCTAATTAGTGATTTGGTGCAATTTTGTCTTTGCATcaatttattctttacttttccaTTGATGATGAATCCTGTTTATGAGGTTATTGAGGGTAGGTTTTGTGATTCTAGGTATTGTTTGTGGATGAGGTGGTTGATGGTGTTAGGGGTAAGTTTGGTAGCAATTTTTGTACCTAATTTTACAGATTTTCTATCTCTTGTTGGGAGTAGTGTTTGTGTTATTCTTAGTTTTGTGATGCCTGCTTTGTTTCACTTAGTTGTGTTTAAAGAGGAATTAGGTTTGAAGTGTGTGGTAAGAGATGGGGTAATTATGTTTTTTGGATTTGTTATTGCTGTTTCAGGAACATGGTCTTCTCTATTAGAGATTTTTGAGAATGACgtttga
- the LOC107478741 gene encoding uncharacterized protein LOC107478741 encodes MMSCSPSSSSSEEEDESFESYRRGGYHAVKIGDQFAGGRYIAQKKLGWGQFSTVWLAYDTKDEKYVALKIQKSAAQFVQAALHEIDILSAIGEGTPSHTKFVAQLIDHFKHTGPNGNHLCMVLEFLGDSLLRLIKYTRYKGIPLKKVREICTCILIGLDYLHREHGIIHTDLKPENILLISPINPSRDPLSTGASPILERPEGSISPSPSHMEKRLKRRARRMSMSLSMGRGDSIDEYPKRNIEEIDVRCKIVDFGNACWADNQFTDLVQTRQYRAPEVILQAGYSYSIDMWSFACIAFELATGDMLFNPRAGQGFSEDEDHLALMMELLGKFPKKMATSGAKCKDFFDRFGDLKRIRRLKMCPLKKLLVERYKFSEKDANEFSEFLLPLLDLSPEKRPSAQQCLQHPWIKDIDYAPFDIINNGNSLENLNVGMRNLQIAVGK; translated from the exons ATGATGTCGTgttctccatcatcatcatcatctgaagaagaagatgagagcTTTGAATCTTATCGAAGAGGAGGGTATCATGCTGTTAAAATTGGTGATCAATTTGCAGGTGGTAGGTACATAGCACAAAAGAAGCTTGGTTGGGGTCAATTTTCCACCGTTTGGCTTGCTTATGATACTAAAGATGag aAATATGTTGCTCTAAAGATCCAGAAAAGTGCAGCACAATTTGTTCAAGCTGCACTGCATGAGATTGATATCCTTTCAGCCATTGGAGAAGGAACTCCTTCACACACAAAATTTGTTGCTCAACTAATTGATCACTTTAAGCACACAGGTCCAAATGGCAATCACCTTTGCATGGTTCTTGAGTTTCTTGGTGACAGTTTGCTTCGTCTAATCAAATACACACGTTACAAAGGAATTCCATTGAAAAAAGTTAGGGAGATTTGCACTTGTATATTGATTGGTTTGGATTACTTGCATAGAGAACATGGCATCATCCACACTGACCTAAAACCCGAAAATATTCTTCTTATTTCTCCCATCAATCCATCTAGAGACCCTTTAAGCACAGGAGCATCTCCCATTCTAGAAAGACCTGAGGGAAgcatctctccatctcctagtCACATGGAGAAGAGGCTTAAGAGGAGGGCGAGGAGGATGAGTATGAGTTTATCAATGGGGCGAGGCGATTCAATAGACGAATATCCGAAAAGGAACATAGAAGAAATTGATGTTAGGTGCAAGATAGTTGATTTTGGGAATGCTTGTTGGGCTGATAATCAATTTACAGATTTGGTTCAAACAAGGCAGTATAGAGCTCCTGAGGTTATATTGCAAGCTGGCTATTCCTACTCTATTGATATGTGGTCTTTTGCTTGTATTGCTTTTGAGCTTGCCACTGGTGATATGTTGTTCAACCCTAGGGCTGGACAGGGTTTTAGTGAGGATGAG GATCACCTTGCTTTGATGATGGAACTCCTAGGAAAGTTCCCTAAGAAG atGGCTACTTCTGGGGCGAAATGTAAGGATTTCTTTGACAGATTTggagatttgaaaagaattaggAGACTAAAAATGTGTCCACTGAAGAAACTGTTGGTTGAAAGATACAAATTTTCAGAGAAAGATGCCAAtgaattttcagaatttcttttgCCACTTCTTGATCTTTCACCAGAGAAAAGGCCAAGTGCACAACAATGCTTGCAACACCCTTGGATCAAGGACATAGACTATGCTCCATTTGACATCATCAATAATGGAAATAGTCTTGAAAATCTCAATGTTGGCATGAGAAACCTTCAAATTGCTGTAGGGAAGTGA